The genomic segment CACAGAAAGATCTCACAAAGGATAATCATGAACACAAACGTTATTAACGCCAAGAGCGGGACTGAGAGAGCGATCTTCGAAGATCCTTCATTAGGAACTAAGACAGAACGAATGCTAAAAAACCAGTCGGATAAACTGATGGCTCCCGATACCGCAGAACTGAACAGATGTATCGACGCAGCTTGCGGGAGGATCGCACCGCTGTGGCCGCTAAAACACTTCATTGCCGTTAATCCTTTTTTCGGGCTAAGCGACCACAGTTTCCAATCTGCCTCCGACACCCTGGCTCGTATTACCGGCACTAATCTTTACATGCCGCGTGATTATTACCGCGAGCAATTGGTAAAAGGCCGTATTTCGCGAGAAGACCTGCAGCAAGCCATCGTTCGCTGTGGTAGCCAGCTTGATATATCCATAGTTGAATGGACTCTGGCAGCCTCGGCGCCCCGACCCAGATTGGGTATGGCCTCGGTCAGCGAAGTACTAGAGCAGGTGGAGGGTGGACTTTGGTCAAGTTTTGTCACTGAGCGCATCAGCCTGCACTGTGCTGCCTACTTTGATCTGGGTCAAGCCATCGTAGCCATGCCCTGGCGAGACCAGTCTCTGTATGCATCCTGGCTCAAAGCTGCCGCTATTGATCGCAGTCCCGCGATGATGGGTTTGCAACACTTCCGCTCGGAAGTCGCCTTGCTGCCTGCAGATCCGCGTACCGCCATCGCTTGGGCCGTTACCCAATTGGGTATCCCAGAGGAAGGAATGGAACGCTATCTGCATGCCTCGCTATTGAGCATCGGTGGCTGGGCGGCCTGGGCCCGTTACTTGCGCTGGCAGGCAGAACTGGGCGGTAAGAGGGACGATTCCATCGTCGACCTATTGGCAATCCGTCTGATTTGGGATGTATTACTGTTTAGGGAAAAAGAGTCGGTAGCTCTGGTAGCGCGGTGGCGAGAGATGTTGGCTGCCTGTATGCGTCCGCCCTCTGCTAAGCGCCAAGCAGCAGCAGAGATTGATCGTATTATGCTTAACGCCATGGAAATTGGCTTTCAACGTACTATAATATCGAGCCTCAATAATCCACCACGTAAGGGGGAGCAAACTCGGCCAGCAGCCCAGGCTGTTTTCTGTATTGATGTGCGTTCCGAAGTGTTTCGCCGTTGCCTAGAGACTGTGGCGCCATCGGTGCAGACCATCGGTTTTGCCGGTTTCTTCGGGATTTTTATCGAGTATGTTCCTTTGGGTGCCAGTGTCGGTCATAGCCATGTGCCAGTCATCTTCAATCCGGCCTATCGCATATACGAAAAGATGAAGGATGGCGACCAGCAGACAAATCATGCGCTGACTAAGCGGCGCCGTCGTATTGGTTTATTCAAAGCGTGGAAGGGTTTTAAACTCTCGGCGTCCTCCTGTTTCTCCTTTGTTGAAGCTGCTGGGTTAATGTACGCACCTAAGCTGCTGACAGACAGCTTAGGCTGGAGCAGGCCAGTTCCAGATCCATATACCCAGGGTCTCGACCTGAGTATTCTCGATCGCATAGAACCTTCGTTGGCAGAGATCCCCAAGGCACAACTCTCCCCTCACCATGAAGATTCAGGAATACCAGAGTCTGATTGGGTTGGGCATGCCGAGCGTATCCTGCGTGCAATGTCGATGACAGACAATTTTGGGCGTTTAGTATTGTTGGCTGGTCATGGTAGCTCCACTGTGAACAATCCCCATGCCACTGGTTTGGACTGTGGCGCCTGCGCTGGACAAACTGGCGAAGCTAGCGCCCGAGTGGTGGTTGCACTGCTCAATCAACCTTCAGTGCGGCGCGATTTGCAACAACGAGGCATTGTCATCCCTGAAGACACGTGGTTCCTGGCTGGTTTGCACGATACTACCACTGACAAGGTGCGTTTATTCGATACCGATGACGTACCCCATCAGTTACTGCATGATCTGGAGAAACTCCGTCAGTTGCTAGAGCAAGCAGGAGAGCTGACCCGTATGCAACGCTCAGTATTACTGGGAATTGCCGGCCAGACTGACCAAGCAGTAGAGGCTAATGTGCGCCAACGTAGCCTTGACTGGTCCCAAGTGCGGCCGGAGTGGGCTCTGGCCAATAATGCTGCCTTTATTGTCGCGCCGCGGGAACGCACGTCTTGCATGGATCTGGGTGGAAGAGCTTTTCTTCACGATTATCAGTGGCAAGCTGACAATGGTTTTCAGATTCTAGAGCTGATCATGACCGCGCCTATGGTGGTAACAAACTGGATCAACATGCAGTACTACGGCTCAGTAGTTAATAATAAACTCTTCGGCAGTGGAAATAAGGTACTACACAACATAACAGGCGGAGCAATCGGTGTGCTGGAGGGTAATGGCGGTGATTTGCGCGTTGGTCTACCCATTCAGTCTCT from the Ferrovum sp. JA12 genome contains:
- a CDS encoding DUF2309 domain-containing protein: MLKNQSDKLMAPDTAELNRCIDAACGRIAPLWPLKHFIAVNPFFGLSDHSFQSASDTLARITGTNLYMPRDYYREQLVKGRISREDLQQAIVRCGSQLDISIVEWTLAASAPRPRLGMASVSEVLEQVEGGLWSSFVTERISLHCAAYFDLGQAIVAMPWRDQSLYASWLKAAAIDRSPAMMGLQHFRSEVALLPADPRTAIAWAVTQLGIPEEGMERYLHASLLSIGGWAAWARYLRWQAELGGKRDDSIVDLLAIRLIWDVLLFREKESVALVARWREMLAACMRPPSAKRQAAAEIDRIMLNAMEIGFQRTIISSLNNPPRKGEQTRPAAQAVFCIDVRSEVFRRCLETVAPSVQTIGFAGFFGIFIEYVPLGASVGHSHVPVIFNPAYRIYEKMKDGDQQTNHALTKRRRRIGLFKAWKGFKLSASSCFSFVEAAGLMYAPKLLTDSLGWSRPVPDPYTQGLDLSILDRIEPSLAEIPKAQLSPHHEDSGIPESDWVGHAERILRAMSMTDNFGRLVLLAGHGSSTVNNPHATGLDCGACAGQTGEASARVVVALLNQPSVRRDLQQRGIVIPEDTWFLAGLHDTTTDKVRLFDTDDVPHQLLHDLEKLRQLLEQAGELTRMQRSVLLGIAGQTDQAVEANVRQRSLDWSQVRPEWALANNAAFIVAPRERTSCMDLGGRAFLHDYQWQADNGFQILELIMTAPMVVTNWINMQYYGSVVNNKLFGSGNKVLHNITGGAIGVLEGNGGDLRVGLPIQSLHDGKNWVHEPMRLSVFIEAPQAAMDAIIARHELIRQLVENGWLHLFQIDEDVSVYRRVSVAQWERVSPVATD